The following proteins are encoded in a genomic region of Sphingobacteriales bacterium:
- a CDS encoding CbbQ/NirQ/NorQ/GpvN family protein, whose protein sequence is MNITAPYYHPIAKEVEVFEQCYKNKIPVLLKGPTGTGKSRFIEFMAFHLSKNLITISCHEETSSTDLIGRFIIKGAETIWLDGPLTTAVKEGAVIYLDEIAEARPDVIVAIHSLTDHRRELFIDKLGQTVKAHEDFMLVASFNPGYQRGFKELKPSTRQRFAALSFIYPVAKIETEIIVNETSLDETTANQLVSIGNKIRNLKELGLTETVSTRLLIDAAKLIHSGLPKRLAVRVAVVEPLTDDNDILEALADLSNLMI, encoded by the coding sequence AGCAATGCTATAAAAATAAAATACCCGTTTTGCTGAAAGGACCTACCGGTACGGGCAAGTCCAGGTTTATTGAGTTTATGGCTTTCCATTTGTCGAAGAATCTCATTACCATCAGTTGTCATGAAGAGACGTCTTCCACCGATTTAATCGGACGGTTCATCATAAAAGGAGCTGAGACCATCTGGCTGGACGGTCCCCTGACAACGGCCGTGAAAGAAGGCGCCGTCATCTATCTGGATGAAATCGCGGAAGCCCGCCCGGATGTTATCGTGGCGATACATTCGCTGACCGACCACAGACGGGAACTGTTTATTGATAAATTGGGCCAGACGGTTAAAGCGCACGAAGACTTTATGCTCGTAGCCTCCTTTAATCCGGGATACCAGCGAGGATTTAAGGAGCTGAAACCTTCGACACGACAACGTTTTGCCGCTCTTTCTTTTATTTATCCTGTTGCCAAAATTGAAACGGAAATAATCGTGAATGAAACATCTCTCGATGAAACGACAGCGAATCAACTGGTCAGCATTGGCAATAAAATCAGGAACCTGAAAGAACTGGGATTGACAGAGACGGTATCCACCCGACTGCTGATTGATGCCGCGAAACTGATTCACAGCGGCCTTCCGAAACGGCTGGCAGTGAGGGTGGCAGTTGTGGAACCACTTACGGATGACAATGATATACTGGAAGCATTGGCTGACCTGAGCAATCTGATGATTTAA